The genomic stretch GAATAAAGTGAAGTCACTGGTTGAATTTGTGTCTTCAAGGGCTGCTATGTAACTTCCCAATTTACTATAATGTTCCTTCATTGACCCATGTAAGAGCTTATGAGCATATTACTTCACTTTGTATGCAAAGCCCTTCTTTATTAGCACTTTGTAAGCTCTTCTTACTGTCTCTATGATGTCCTGAGCTGGCCAATGTGGTTTGGCTTTAAATACATCCAGAAATTGCTTTGCTAACCATGTAGATTTGAGCTGCCTATTGGTTTCCATTGTCCTTTGACAAGTATGATTTGGATCCAGTGATTTAACCACAAATGCTGCTCTTTGATTATCCCAACAACCATAAAGCCTAAATGGACAACCAGATTTACACCTTACACCAAGTTTTCTCCCATGAGTATTGTCACTAATATCAAAAGTTAAGTCTCTACCTTGAGCAATGGCATATCTTGTTACACATTCTCTAAAAAGATCTCTATTTGGAAAACTAATGCCCACACACCATTTGAGTTTGTTGAAATCAGATCTTTCATTTACAACTGGAATACTTGACCTTTTCCTCTTCCCAGGTATACATTCTTCATCACTATTCCCTGGGGTCTCTTGTTCATCCCCACTCTCATCATAATCACTCAATTGAATGCTGCCAGTAGTAGTTGCACCCTCAAAAGTTGCTGCTTCTTGTCCACTCAATTTACCAGAAGCTGCTTCAAGTTGGAGTTGAGCTACAACTTTTAGAGCATCTTCATTAAACTTCTTCAACCTAACCCTAGCCTCATTTAACTCAATATCAGACCCCTCATCCAAGTCTCCCTCATTCAATGCATCATAAATAGACTCACCTTCCTCAACTAATTCCATATCTGACTCACTTTCATCCAAATCTCCCTCAGATTCACCTTCAGGGTCATAACCAGGGTCCTGCTCTTCATCTTCACTTAAGTAATCATCATTACTAGCTAGACAAGCTTCATCAGCATTTGCCTCATACTCATTGAACACATCTGCTAGGGTTAGTTCATTGAAATTATATGAGGGTTTAGGTATAGCTGGGGAGGAGATTCAGGTCTACTATGGCCAGTAGAGATTTGTTTGGATGCAGTTTTAGGATTTTTGTGATAATGGACAATGATATCTGGGGAGGATGGTTGAGATATATGAAGGTTATTTGAAATGATTTCTTGAGATCTCAATCTGGGTGATGTTCTTAAGGTAGTTTGGATTTTTGCAGAAGCTTTTTTAGGAGATTTCAAGACTGTTTTTTGGGTTTCTGATGTATTTGTGCTTTTTTGATTGCTTGTCTTGGTGGTTTTCTGGGTGCTTTTCTTTGTGCTTTGTGTGTTAAATAAAGATGGGGTTTCAATTGTGGGTGAAGATAAAGGTGGTCCCT from Silene latifolia isolate original U9 population chromosome 2, ASM4854445v1, whole genome shotgun sequence encodes the following:
- the LOC141630146 gene encoding uncharacterized protein LOC141630146; the encoded protein is MELVEEGESIYDALNEGDLDEGSDIELNEARVRLKKFNEDALKVVAQLQLEAASGKLSGQEAATFEGATTTGSIQLSDYDESGDEQETPGNSDEECIPGKRKRSSIPVVNERSDFNKLKWCVGISFPNRDLFRECVTRYAIAQGRDLTFDISDNTHGRKLGVRCKSGCPFRLYGCWDNQRAAFVVKSLDPNHTCQRTMETNRQLKSTWHLKDLECYLMNKEMHLQM